A stretch of Acidobacteriota bacterium DNA encodes these proteins:
- a CDS encoding DUF2075 domain-containing protein, with protein MPAYYRASLIEFLADDPRRILGTLATESAKTGFTDLKQRQTGAWQKQIEVLKVTCSLLENQFTDCASWGLLLEYPIPRRQKRIDAVLLARNIIFCLEFKTENKIYSSHLKRQVEDYALDLRDFHEESCNRPIIPVAVALGAPPSEVNSSPATSDLVRPVILAGASDLASRIATVFITEGELPDKPISTITWDLSSYHPVPTIIEAAEALFAGHNVREIAHSHAGAINLTLTSDKLIEIIQQAQRDNAKVICFVTGVPGAGKTLAGLNVVHNAVLRQDDRPPGVFLSGNGPLVRIVSASITRDFKQRTRIGGAERTIGTFVQNVHSFVREALDKPDKPPVEHVIVFDEAQRAWDAVHNKKKTGSELSEPETILSIMGRHSGWAVVVALVGGGQEIHTGEAGLAEWGRSLRERFPHWQIAVSPNALSGDTSVAGQQLFADGKGGALTIHQEPALHLEVNLRSFRARRLSEWVDAVLNGDALRAAGIVADLRDFPVAITRSLTTARTWLRKRARGLRRCGLVASSGAIRLRADGIELSSGFRQGNRDLYVQWFLADPSDVRSSNQLEIAASEFECQGLELDWVGLCWGGDFAFSLATNDWNYRRFTGNRWGEVNKKVNRQYLLNTYRVLLTRAREGMVIWVPTGDHTDQTRSPALFDETAEYLKQCGLSII; from the coding sequence ATGCCAGCCTATTACCGAGCATCATTGATTGAATTTCTTGCGGACGATCCTAGAAGAATTCTTGGGACGCTGGCTACTGAAAGCGCCAAAACTGGCTTTACTGATCTAAAGCAAAGACAAACTGGAGCCTGGCAGAAACAGATTGAGGTTCTGAAAGTCACGTGCTCTTTGCTAGAAAACCAATTCACAGATTGCGCAAGTTGGGGGCTATTGCTTGAATATCCGATCCCGCGAAGGCAAAAGCGAATTGACGCTGTCTTGCTCGCACGCAATATCATCTTCTGCCTTGAGTTTAAGACCGAAAATAAAATTTATAGTAGCCATTTGAAACGACAGGTCGAAGACTATGCGCTCGACCTGCGAGACTTTCATGAGGAAAGCTGTAACAGGCCAATTATTCCAGTCGCCGTTGCGCTGGGTGCGCCACCATCCGAAGTCAATAGTTCGCCTGCAACCAGTGATTTGGTACGACCGGTCATTCTTGCTGGAGCATCTGATCTCGCAAGCCGAATCGCTACAGTATTCATTACAGAAGGCGAGTTACCGGATAAGCCGATTAGCACAATAACGTGGGACTTGTCGTCCTACCACCCCGTTCCCACTATCATTGAGGCAGCAGAAGCGCTCTTTGCGGGACACAATGTTCGTGAAATCGCTCATTCTCACGCGGGTGCGATCAACCTCACACTAACTTCAGATAAGCTCATTGAAATCATCCAACAGGCACAACGTGATAATGCCAAGGTTATTTGTTTTGTCACTGGGGTTCCCGGCGCAGGCAAAACGCTTGCAGGATTGAACGTCGTTCATAATGCAGTACTCCGGCAAGATGACCGTCCACCTGGTGTGTTCCTATCTGGCAATGGCCCGCTTGTGAGGATTGTTTCTGCCTCAATTACCCGTGACTTCAAGCAGCGTACCCGGATTGGTGGAGCCGAACGAACAATTGGCACATTTGTTCAAAATGTCCATTCGTTTGTTCGAGAGGCGCTGGACAAGCCAGACAAGCCACCAGTCGAACACGTTATCGTATTCGACGAAGCCCAACGCGCTTGGGATGCAGTTCATAATAAAAAGAAGACAGGTTCAGAATTATCCGAGCCGGAAACCATACTCTCCATTATGGGCAGACACTCTGGCTGGGCAGTCGTAGTAGCCTTAGTTGGCGGAGGACAGGAAATTCACACAGGTGAGGCTGGCTTGGCGGAATGGGGGCGCAGCCTGCGCGAGCGATTTCCTCATTGGCAAATTGCCGTTTCGCCAAATGCACTTTCAGGAGATACGAGCGTTGCGGGGCAGCAGCTTTTCGCGGACGGTAAAGGTGGCGCACTCACAATTCACCAGGAACCAGCGCTGCATCTGGAGGTCAATCTTCGCTCTTTTCGGGCGCGCCGACTGTCAGAGTGGGTAGACGCCGTACTGAACGGCGATGCTCTCAGGGCGGCAGGAATTGTGGCCGACCTCAGAGATTTTCCGGTGGCAATCACGCGTTCGCTGACGACTGCCCGGACCTGGTTGCGTAAACGCGCTCGCGGGTTACGGCGCTGTGGCCTTGTTGCAAGCTCCGGAGCTATCCGGCTTCGAGCCGATGGCATTGAGCTTTCATCTGGTTTTCGACAAGGGAATCGCGATCTCTACGTTCAATGGTTTCTGGCTGATCCTTCTGACGTGCGCTCCTCAAATCAACTCGAAATTGCTGCCTCAGAGTTTGAATGCCAGGGATTAGAACTTGATTGGGTTGGTCTCTGTTGGGGTGGCGACTTCGCTTTTTCTCTTGCGACAAACGATTGGAATTATCGGCGCTTCACTGGCAATCGTTGGGGGGAGGTGAATAAAAAGGTAAATCGGCAATATCTACTCAATACCTATAGAGTTTTACTCACCCGTGCTCGTGAAGGAATGGTTATTTGGGTGCCGACAGGCGATCACACTGACCAAACCCGCTCACCTGCCCTCTTTGACGAGACTGCTGAATATCTCAAGCAATGCGGTCTCTCTATCATTTAG
- a CDS encoding histone deacetylase, with product MKLCYSDRYMVPLPPTHPFPMPKYRLVRDRLLAEGAITHWHLIEPPPAADEDILLVHTADYWLRCVRGELTAAEVRRIGFPWSTGLVRRSRAAVQGTILAAKNALRDGVASNLAGGTHHAFPDHGEGYCVLNDIAIATRVLQRDGLARRIAIIDCDVHQGNGTAAIFADDPAVFTFSIHGDKNFPLRKERSKLDLALPDGVTDDEYLRLLAEYIPALLREFQPNLVFYQAGVDPFAGDRLGKLKLTLAGLRQRDEYVLGQCRALGLPVATTMGGGYAKDIHDTVEAHANTVRVALGVG from the coding sequence ATGAAACTCTGCTACTCCGACCGCTATATGGTGCCGCTGCCCCCGACGCATCCCTTCCCGATGCCCAAATACCGGCTGGTGCGGGATCGGCTGCTGGCCGAAGGCGCGATCACGCATTGGCATCTGATCGAGCCACCGCCCGCTGCCGACGAAGACATTCTGCTGGTGCATACGGCGGATTATTGGCTGCGCTGTGTGCGCGGTGAATTGACGGCGGCAGAAGTGCGCCGCATCGGCTTCCCCTGGTCAACTGGTTTGGTGCGCCGTTCGCGGGCGGCAGTGCAGGGCACAATCCTCGCCGCCAAAAACGCCCTGCGTGATGGCGTAGCCTCAAATCTGGCGGGCGGCACACATCACGCCTTCCCCGACCACGGCGAAGGCTATTGCGTGCTCAACGACATCGCCATAGCCACCCGCGTGCTGCAACGCGACGGCCTGGCGCGCCGCATCGCCATCATTGATTGCGACGTGCACCAGGGCAACGGCACGGCGGCCATCTTTGCCGACGACCCGGCTGTCTTTACCTTCTCGATCCACGGCGACAAAAACTTCCCCTTGCGCAAAGAGCGCAGCAAACTCGACCTCGCCCTGCCCGATGGCGTCACCGATGACGAATACCTGCGCCTGCTGGCCGAATATATTCCCGCCTTGCTGCGCGAGTTCCAGCCCAATCTGGTCTTTTATCAAGCCGGAGTTGATCCCTTTGCAGGCGACCGCTTGGGCAAGTTGAAACTGACGCTGGCGGGCTTGCGGCAGCGCGATGAATACGTGTTGGGACAGTGCCGAGCTTTGGGCTTGCCGGTGGCCACGACGATGGGTGGCGGTTATGCCAAAGACATTCACGACACGGTGGAAGCGCATGCGAATACGGTGCGGGTGGCGTTGGGCGTTGGTTGA
- a CDS encoding acyl-CoA thioesterase, whose product MEQATLGNLAIRVSMLPRDTNPGGTIFGGVILSHLDQAGGTEARKHADKLFVTVAMHGIEFIAPVFVGDVVSFYTRTLKVGTSSVTVGLIVEAMRYHDSDCIVRVMEAEAVYVAVDPQTRKPIPIKD is encoded by the coding sequence ATGGAACAAGCTACCTTGGGGAATTTGGCAATTCGGGTTTCGATGTTGCCGCGCGATACCAATCCAGGCGGCACGATTTTTGGCGGCGTGATTTTGAGCCACCTCGACCAGGCCGGTGGCACCGAAGCCCGCAAACACGCCGACAAACTGTTTGTGACTGTTGCCATGCATGGCATCGAATTCATTGCGCCGGTGTTCGTCGGCGACGTGGTCAGTTTTTATACCCGCACGCTCAAAGTCGGCACGAGTTCTGTCACCGTCGGTCTCATCGTCGAAGCCATGCGTTACCACGACAGCGATTGCATCGTCCGCGTGATGGAAGCCGAAGCTGTGTATGTCGCCGTGGACCCGCAGACACGCAAACCGATTCCGATTAAAGACTGA
- a CDS encoding ACT domain-containing protein — translation MAIQLYTPEIRYAVASIPLAQYREVLDAAREAEGFVSVTRDKEEVTFIVAQVYWQQLAPHFPQAQVELDRRMIRFDTVLDFSVVGFIAEISRALADAGISILSISTYRTDAVLVHDAQFDAAVAAVKRALITLNYTHLSQL, via the coding sequence ATGGCAATTCAACTTTACACACCCGAAATCCGTTACGCCGTCGCCAGCATTCCCTTGGCGCAATACCGCGAGGTCCTCGATGCTGCCCGCGAGGCCGAAGGCTTCGTTTCTGTCACGCGGGACAAGGAAGAGGTTACCTTCATTGTTGCCCAGGTCTATTGGCAACAACTTGCTCCGCATTTTCCGCAAGCCCAAGTCGAACTCGACCGACGTATGATTCGCTTCGATACGGTGCTGGATTTTTCAGTGGTGGGCTTTATTGCTGAGATTAGCCGGGCCTTGGCCGACGCGGGCATTAGTATCCTGAGCATCTCGACCTATCGCACAGACGCCGTGCTGGTGCATGACGCCCAGTTTGATGCGGCAGTCGCCGCTGTTAAACGCGCCTTGATCACGCTCAACTACACCCACCTCTCGCAACTATGA
- a CDS encoding cyclase family protein, translated as MANRLIDVSHEVESGLVTYPGLPAPVVTDYLSREASAAHYAEGTTFQIGRIEMVANTGTYLDAPFHRFAEGGDLSTLPLERLADVEGLLIDATRASRELGVGLFEPFDVRGKAILIRTDWDRHWRTPQYGQDAPFVNRFAAEWLADQNPALVGIDALNIDDKADGTRPAHTLLLGAGIPVVEHLCKLVHLPAAGFRFHCVPVKFRGVGTFPVRAYAVISV; from the coding sequence ATGGCGAATAGGCTTATTGATGTCAGCCACGAGGTCGAAAGCGGCCTCGTCACGTACCCCGGCCTGCCTGCGCCGGTGGTAACTGATTATCTGAGCCGTGAGGCATCAGCGGCGCATTACGCCGAGGGCACGACCTTTCAGATCGGGCGCATCGAGATGGTTGCCAATACGGGCACGTATCTTGATGCGCCCTTTCACCGCTTCGCCGAGGGCGGCGATTTGAGCACTTTACCTTTGGAACGGCTGGCCGATGTCGAGGGGCTATTGATTGACGCCACGCGCGCGAGCAGGGAATTAGGCGTTGGCTTGTTTGAACCTTTCGATGTGCGCGGCAAAGCTATCTTGATTCGCACGGATTGGGATCGCCACTGGCGCACGCCGCAATACGGCCAGGACGCGCCCTTTGTGAATCGCTTTGCCGCTGAATGGCTGGCTGATCAAAACCCTGCGCTGGTCGGCATTGATGCGTTGAACATTGACGACAAAGCCGATGGCACACGCCCGGCGCATACGCTGTTGCTGGGCGCGGGCATTCCGGTGGTCGAACATCTTTGTAAACTGGTGCATCTGCCAGCAGCGGGCTTTCGCTTTCACTGTGTGCCCGTCAAATTTCGCGGGGTCGGCACATTCCCGGTACGCGCCTATGCAGTGATTTCAGTTTGA
- a CDS encoding aminopeptidase P N-terminal domain-containing protein yields the protein MIFNRRPLLFSAIAVVLLTASFFNVSARDAVKNAVAELWHLAPAAPQIAELDRVTELRKRRAEVMKRMGDKAVMVLLSTEPRVYTNDVDYHYRQENNLYYLTGIKQDGATLVLLPGAAKTREILFMPERDPRNETWHGRMMSTDEARARSGVQEVWDSRLLNGFLAQLAPRAEQALAKRGNVSKPQAALAAQWQSEFQSISDAIKNNQGELYLLTPQGRDLREYRAEHEMAEAISGANAGLSIKNANPIFAELRQIKSPWEIKLMQHAVDISGEAFFRVFAVAAPGMYEYEAQAEFEYTYRRRNADNWGYPCIVGAGDNATTLHYITSQDRLDDGRLLLMDCAAEYDHYSADITRTLPINGKFTPTQADIYRIVYEAQEAAFKVARPGNFMSGGPAATSGNERATEVVKEGLLRLGLITSKDSSEYRTWFMHGTSHWLGMNVHDVGVRGKALAAGMIYTVEPGIYIRPDALDVLPKTPENEKFIKAVRPAFEKYKGIGVRIEDDVLVTNGDPVVLSAGIPRKLEDVEATMAKLRRELKTSGWPQVAIR from the coding sequence ATGATTTTTAACCGCCGCCCACTTCTTTTCAGCGCCATTGCCGTGGTGCTGCTCACCGCTTCGTTCTTCAACGTTTCGGCCCGCGATGCTGTCAAAAATGCCGTCGCCGAATTGTGGCACTTGGCGCCCGCCGCGCCGCAAATCGCCGAGCTTGACCGCGTCACCGAATTGCGCAAACGCCGCGCTGAAGTGATGAAGCGTATGGGCGACAAGGCCGTGATGGTGCTGCTCAGCACCGAGCCGCGCGTTTATACCAACGACGTGGATTACCACTACCGGCAGGAAAACAATCTGTATTACCTGACCGGCATCAAGCAGGATGGCGCGACCCTGGTTCTCTTGCCCGGTGCGGCCAAAACGCGCGAAATTCTGTTTATGCCCGAACGCGACCCGCGCAATGAAACCTGGCACGGTCGGATGATGAGCACCGACGAAGCCCGCGCCCGCAGCGGTGTGCAGGAAGTTTGGGACAGCCGCTTGCTCAATGGCTTCCTGGCGCAACTGGCCCCGCGCGCCGAACAGGCATTGGCGAAGCGCGGCAATGTCTCAAAGCCGCAAGCCGCGCTGGCCGCGCAATGGCAGAGCGAGTTTCAATCCATCAGTGATGCAATCAAGAACAATCAAGGCGAATTGTATTTGCTGACGCCGCAGGGCCGTGATTTGCGCGAGTATCGCGCTGAACACGAAATGGCTGAGGCAATCTCCGGCGCCAACGCGGGCCTTTCGATCAAAAATGCCAATCCGATTTTTGCCGAGCTGCGCCAGATCAAATCGCCGTGGGAGATCAAGCTGATGCAACACGCGGTGGACATTTCCGGTGAAGCCTTTTTCCGCGTCTTTGCTGTGGCCGCACCGGGGATGTACGAGTACGAAGCGCAGGCCGAGTTTGAATACACCTATCGCCGCCGCAACGCCGACAACTGGGGCTATCCCTGCATCGTGGGCGCGGGCGACAACGCGACGACGCTGCATTACATCACCAGCCAGGATCGCCTGGACGATGGCAGGTTGCTGCTGATGGATTGCGCGGCGGAATACGATCATTACTCTGCCGACATCACGCGCACGCTGCCGATCAACGGCAAATTCACGCCTACGCAAGCCGACATTTACCGCATTGTTTATGAAGCGCAGGAAGCCGCGTTCAAAGTCGCGCGGCCCGGCAATTTCATGAGCGGCGGCCCAGCGGCCACCAGCGGCAACGAACGCGCAACCGAAGTCGTTAAAGAAGGGTTGTTGCGGCTGGGGTTGATTACATCCAAAGACAGCAGCGAGTACCGCACTTGGTTTATGCACGGCACTAGCCACTGGCTGGGCATGAACGTGCACGATGTGGGTGTGCGCGGCAAAGCCTTGGCGGCGGGCATGATTTATACCGTCGAGCCGGGCATTTACATCCGCCCCGACGCGTTGGATGTGCTGCCCAAGACGCCAGAGAACGAGAAGTTCATCAAGGCCGTGCGCCCGGCGTTCGAGAAATACAAAGGCATCGGCGTGCGCATCGAAGACGACGTGCTGGTGACCAATGGCGACCCCGTCGTGCTGTCGGCGGGAATCCCGCGCAAACTGGAAGACGTCGAAGCGACGATGGCGAAGTTGCGCCGTGAGTTGAAAACTTCAGGTTGGCCCCAGGTGGCGATTAGGTAG
- a CDS encoding DUF979 domain-containing protein, with product MSQLFSLEAVYVLTGLLLLSFAALTLYDRRHAHRLGSALFWAVLGVIFALGGVLPHWVTGLLVLLLVVLDGAGQVGKSTADNTAPAQSIGPRIFWPVLAIPLVTVAFAVVFRLLKLDANRGALVGLGFGGLVAMILALWLTKSGPRALLDAGRRLNEAMGAVNILPQLLGSLGVIFAAAKVGELIAVGIQQVIPAGNVFLLVLANCLGMALFTIVMGNSFAAFPVIAAGVLVPLIVKPLGVNPALAAILTLTAGSSGTLLTPMAANFNIVPAALLNLKDQYGVIRFQLPYALTIWALHVLLLWLFIKFA from the coding sequence ATGAGTCAGCTTTTCAGTTTGGAAGCGGTGTATGTACTGACGGGCTTGCTGCTGTTGAGCTTTGCCGCGCTGACGTTGTATGACCGCCGCCATGCGCATCGCCTTGGCAGCGCTTTGTTTTGGGCTGTGCTGGGCGTGATATTCGCGTTGGGTGGGGTATTGCCGCATTGGGTGACGGGACTGTTGGTCTTGTTATTGGTCGTGCTGGATGGCGCAGGACAAGTAGGCAAGAGCACGGCTGACAACACTGCACCAGCGCAGAGCATTGGCCCGCGTATTTTTTGGCCGGTGCTGGCGATTCCGTTGGTGACGGTGGCGTTCGCGGTCGTGTTTCGCTTGCTGAAACTCGACGCCAATCGCGGCGCGCTGGTGGGTTTGGGCTTTGGCGGCTTAGTAGCGATGATCTTGGCGTTGTGGCTGACCAAGAGCGGGCCGCGCGCCTTGCTGGACGCCGGGCGGCGGCTCAACGAAGCGATGGGCGCGGTCAACATTCTGCCGCAGTTGCTGGGTTCGCTGGGCGTGATCTTTGCGGCGGCCAAAGTGGGCGAACTAATTGCTGTGGGCATTCAACAGGTGATTCCCGCCGGCAATGTATTTTTGCTGGTGCTGGCAAATTGCCTGGGGATGGCGCTGTTCACCATCGTGATGGGCAATTCGTTTGCGGCGTTCCCGGTGATTGCGGCGGGCGTGCTGGTGCCGCTGATCGTCAAGCCGCTGGGCGTCAATCCGGCGCTGGCGGCGATCCTGACGCTGACCGCCGGTTCGAGCGGGACGTTGCTGACGCCGATGGCGGCCAATTTCAACATCGTCCCGGCGGCGTTGCTGAATTTGAAGGATCAATACGGCGTGATCCGCTTCCAACTGCCCTACGCGCTAACGATTTGGGCGTTGCACGTGTTATTATTATGGCTCTTTATCAAGTTTGCATAA
- a CDS encoding DUF969 domain-containing protein, with protein MLKLIGVLIVIIGLLLHLRTTLVVAVAALATGLLAGLPLLSSEGIWQGVPLLTKAGQTGIINLLGKAFADNRLMTLFIITLPAIGLSERFGLQEQAAALIRRVSAATVGRLLFVYQLFRVVQGALGIRLNGHPSFVRPLVFPMAVGAAQQAKGELPEQALPEPVGETIKAATAASENYGNFYGQNLSVVQAGVLLVYGVMKSQGYEVSLWSLVFYTMPIVAASLLLSAVQFALLDKKLARQLKEAAEGQR; from the coding sequence TTGCTCAAACTCATTGGTGTATTGATCGTCATCATCGGCCTGCTTCTGCACCTGCGCACTACGCTGGTCGTCGCTGTCGCCGCATTAGCAACCGGCTTGCTGGCGGGGTTGCCGCTGCTTTCAAGCGAAGGCATCTGGCAAGGCGTGCCGCTGCTGACCAAGGCGGGGCAGACTGGCATCATCAATCTGCTGGGCAAGGCGTTTGCCGACAACCGGCTGATGACGCTGTTTATCATCACGCTGCCGGCGATTGGCTTGTCGGAAAGATTTGGGTTGCAAGAGCAAGCCGCCGCGCTGATTCGGCGGGTGAGTGCGGCGACGGTCGGTCGCTTGCTGTTTGTTTATCAGCTCTTCCGCGTGGTGCAGGGCGCGCTGGGCATACGGCTAAACGGACATCCGTCGTTTGTACGTCCGTTGGTGTTTCCGATGGCGGTAGGCGCGGCGCAACAGGCAAAGGGGGAATTGCCGGAGCAGGCTTTGCCCGAACCGGTTGGCGAGACGATCAAGGCGGCGACGGCGGCGAGCGAGAATTACGGCAACTTTTACGGGCAGAATTTGTCGGTCGTGCAGGCGGGCGTGTTGCTGGTTTACGGCGTGATGAAAAGCCAGGGCTATGAGGTCAGTTTGTGGAGCCTGGTTTTTTACACGATGCCAATTGTGGCGGCGTCGCTGTTGTTGAGTGCGGTGCAATTCGCGCTGCTGGACAAGAAGCTGGCGCGGCAGTTGAAAGAAGCAGCGGAGGGCCAGCGATGA
- a CDS encoding S8 family serine peptidase — protein MRLGYSPRIILKVKDSEEYFLDPNNYRNEAFERVAQSQPKWQKKWQKISNDFHGIKIRTLFSMVGADRIQELTQQAKLMDPEYRRANRPNFLTYFVVDCPSPIFPGKIDDLIRAFKSLDGLVQSAYFDPPASEPGVNPDDAMFVDQGYLQSANNGGIDAIAAWNFEPVEGSGEKKGGSGEKQILIDFERGWDLKHPDLPGSIALPIGENISLQFKSIVHGTQTLGVICAVDNIIGCVGITPNLSSIGIASYWGKERPNVLMAAIDRLPLGGVLLLEAQIGDDEEGVASLFDHLPIEKLDAEYDVIRLATALGIIVVAAAGNGIGKDLDTELNEKEDSGAILVAAAVPKQLGVNLVKGVYRPKRSLTSNFGETRVACYAWGDGVMTTTINNNGDQNNPDNPYYTYTKSFDGTSSAAAIVAGAALATQGMIYAKFGVRIDGRRMRDLLHDNGTDSAAKQNIGRMPDLGRIIESLSKPLTLKQYVKPLVDLYLADYEGDNGDPFALPPNEMILFSSPDIIVNGTNLPKVIEIEQGQQYNIELQVSNRGVNKATGVKCRVGLWAEKADGVSKFQWLNNTLTISSIPPEGKKLTSKLNWGSTQTNKLPPGSYYLVGLIYKGDELNGFQTQMEIKKIFVNKPYDYLRTYVSHVNNIAWRQIKVIPPSQPS, from the coding sequence ATGCGATTAGGATACTCTCCCCGGATCATTCTCAAAGTAAAAGATAGCGAGGAGTATTTTCTTGATCCAAACAATTACAGGAATGAAGCCTTTGAGCGCGTGGCCCAGTCTCAACCCAAGTGGCAAAAGAAGTGGCAGAAAATAAGCAACGATTTTCATGGCATCAAGATCAGGACACTCTTTTCTATGGTTGGGGCAGATAGAATTCAGGAACTCACTCAACAAGCTAAGTTGATGGATCCCGAATACCGCAGAGCTAACCGCCCCAACTTTTTAACCTATTTCGTAGTTGACTGTCCGTCGCCAATATTCCCAGGCAAAATAGATGATCTGATCAGAGCGTTCAAATCATTGGATGGACTGGTGCAAAGTGCCTATTTCGATCCTCCGGCAAGTGAGCCGGGAGTGAACCCCGATGATGCCATGTTTGTTGATCAAGGTTATCTTCAATCCGCTAATAACGGGGGGATAGATGCGATAGCCGCTTGGAACTTTGAACCTGTGGAAGGGAGTGGCGAGAAAAAAGGGGGCAGCGGCGAGAAACAAATCTTGATTGACTTTGAGCGAGGCTGGGATCTTAAGCACCCTGATTTGCCCGGCAGCATTGCGCTTCCTATCGGCGAGAACATCTCACTTCAATTTAAATCCATTGTCCACGGAACTCAGACCCTTGGCGTAATTTGCGCTGTTGACAATATAATCGGTTGTGTAGGGATAACCCCGAACCTGAGCAGTATTGGTATCGCCTCTTATTGGGGAAAAGAGCGCCCCAATGTGCTGATGGCAGCGATTGATCGCCTTCCTTTAGGGGGCGTTCTTTTGTTGGAAGCGCAAATTGGTGACGACGAAGAAGGGGTAGCTAGCTTATTCGATCATCTCCCCATTGAAAAACTCGATGCAGAGTATGATGTGATTCGTTTGGCCACCGCTTTAGGAATTATTGTGGTTGCTGCCGCTGGCAATGGCATCGGCAAGGATCTAGATACAGAGCTAAATGAAAAAGAGGATTCTGGCGCTATTCTGGTGGCGGCGGCTGTACCTAAACAATTAGGTGTGAATCTGGTCAAAGGGGTATATCGTCCTAAGAGATCCCTCACGAGCAATTTTGGGGAAACCCGTGTCGCTTGCTATGCGTGGGGTGATGGAGTGATGACTACAACCATAAATAATAATGGCGATCAAAATAATCCCGATAATCCCTATTATACCTATACTAAATCCTTTGACGGCACCTCAAGCGCAGCAGCTATCGTTGCTGGAGCCGCCCTTGCCACACAAGGAATGATTTATGCTAAATTCGGTGTGCGGATAGATGGCAGGCGAATGCGCGACCTTCTGCATGATAACGGCACTGACTCCGCAGCAAAACAGAATATTGGCAGAATGCCTGATCTCGGCAGGATCATCGAATCATTATCTAAGCCCTTGACACTCAAACAGTACGTAAAGCCTCTTGTTGATCTCTATCTAGCCGATTACGAAGGGGATAACGGCGACCCATTTGCTTTACCGCCAAATGAGATGATCTTATTTTCCTCACCAGACATCATTGTAAATGGGACTAATCTCCCCAAAGTGATTGAGATCGAGCAAGGACAGCAATATAACATTGAACTTCAAGTATCGAATCGCGGAGTAAATAAAGCTACCGGAGTTAAATGCCGAGTTGGTCTTTGGGCTGAAAAAGCAGATGGCGTATCGAAATTTCAATGGCTTAATAACACGCTCACCATCTCTTCAATCCCGCCTGAAGGAAAAAAACTCACGTCAAAATTGAACTGGGGGAGTACTCAAACTAACAAGCTTCCTCCTGGGAGCTACTATCTTGTTGGCTTGATTTACAAAGGTGATGAGTTAAACGGATTTCAAACTCAGATGGAGATCAAAAAGATATTTGTGAACAAGCCTTATGACTACCTCAGAACATACGTTAGCCATGTAAACAACATTGCTTGGCGTCAGATCAAAGTAATACCGCCGAGCCAGCCAAGTTAA